The sequence TAAACCTAAATGTAAACCCCACATTCCAGGTACATCTTTTTCAATAAAATCAATCGAAGAGATTTCAGTATTATTTTTTATTTTGTATTTACTTTGACTTAATAATGTACTCCAGGGCAAGTTCTTACCATCTTGGATAAAATATATATCGTCGGCAATTATATCTACGTTTTGCGAATTAGCTATTTTTAATAGTTTCTCTAATCTATCAACAGCATACCAATCATCTGAATCAAGCCGAGTTATCCAATTGCCTTTAGCTACTTTTATGGCTCTATTCGTACTAAAGTTTTGTCCTAAATTTCGCTGATTGACTAATACCTTTATCCGCTTATCAAAAAAACTGTTAATAACTTCTAAAGTATTATCTGTCGAACCATCATCTACAATAATTATTTCTATATTCTTTTCAGTTTGTTGCAATGCTGAATTTATTGCTTGTGCAATATATTTTTCAGTATTATACGCAAGAATAATCACCGATACTTCTGGATTCATAATTGCACCTCATTGATAGAATCCACAACTTTACATTTCACTTTATTTACGTTTAAGTAACAATTTTGCCCATTCCTCATTAGAATTGTAAACTGTATAAACCCCTAAAATGCTGACAAAAAGAAAGTAAAATAAGCTTGAAATTATTAAAACTGATATAATATGAAAATTTAATTCTTGTAAAATTATCAAGACAGGTAACATCAAAAGACTTATGATTAGAGGACGATAAACAGTAGACCATAAATTCAAATGAAATAATCTTCGATGAGATTCAATATAATAAATTAACAAAGCTACATAGTCGGTAAATATGACTGTAATCGCAGCACCATTTAACTTATATTGGGCAACAAGCACTATACTTATTAAACAATCTAAAATAGTTGTAATAAAAACTTGCCTAAGATTAACTTTTTCTAAACCATTTGCAACTAATACATAACTCAAAGGTCGAATAAACGATGACGAAATTAAACCAAAAGTAAATACATTCAAAGCAAATTTGGCTTCAGCAAAGCTTTGTTCGTGGTATAGCAATATAAGTAACTCTTTACCAAAATATAAAAGCCCAAGCATCAACGGTAAAGCAACCATTAATAATATTTCTATAGTCATTTGCGTAATTTGACGCTGACTATCTTTTCCCGAGTTAATAGCTTTAGACATTTTGGGAAAAACAGCTAAAACAACACTGTGGGAAATAATTTGAAAAGGCTGCATTAATTGAGTAACCGCACCGTATAGCCCTACAACTAATTCGCCACCTAATAAAGAAAGAATAAAAACCTGAAGTCTATACCCTAAAACAGATATACCTTCAATAACTATAAATGCACCAGAAGCTTTAGTTGTATGCCACATAAACTTCCAGTCCAATCGCCATTTAAATTTAACTAATTGGACTATAAAACACCATTCGATTACAAATATTAGGCATTCCGAAGCCACCATAATTGCTGCAACAATAGCAATATTATGTTTTAGATTCATAGCCAAAATCATTACTAGTACGCGCAGAATATAAATTGGTGCCGTACTAATAGCAATGATATGCATTTTCTCTTGTGCCTGAAAAATAGATTCAGTTACATTAGAAAGAGAAAATGGAATAATAGCCCCACCCAAGATATAACAAACTATAGAAGTATCCCAACTGTAGGGAAGAAAATACACTATAATTGCCAGCACCAAATAGCCAATGATGCTAAACAAAAACTGCAAAAAAGTACCGCTAATTAAATAAACTGAAGTTTCTGAAGGATTGCGTGCGAGTTCTCGTGTAAACAGAGTTTTGAATCCTTGGGAGGCTAAAGTCATAAAGACATAATAAAAACTAAAAGCAAGCATATATTGCCCTAGTTCGTAAGCTCCCAAAATTCGAGCAATTGATGCAACTAAGATGAAAGTTGTAATACTCTGACTTAAGCGATTCAAAAGCAAGGAAAAAGAATTTCCTAATAGCTTGCGTAATGCTTCCATTGATAAATTGCACCCTTAAAAAGTAGAGAGGAAACAGCGATTTAAAATGATTTTGTTTTCATAGGTTCTGGATGGGAATTATCCTTATCAGAGTAGTCCTTAGCGTAATAAAAATAACTCTCAGATTCATTTTCTGGAATTACACCATTTACTACCATGCCTAATAAATTTTGCCCGGAACGTTCTAAAGCTTCTTTAGCTGTAGCAGCATCAGCAGAAGTTAGTATTCCTGGGCGGGCTACTAATAGAACACCATCAGCCATTTTTCCTAAAGCCAAAGCATCCGCTCTCATCACTAAGGATGGTGCATCAATAATCACAAAGTCATATGTATTTTTAAAATCCTCAATCAAAGTTTCCATTTTGCGAGAATCCAGTAGAAACAAAGGATTAGGAGTAGTAGCTCCTGCAGTCAAAATATCTAAACTAAGCATTCCGCCACTGACAACGGTTTCAAATTCTACTTGACCGACAATAATATCGCTTAAACCTTTGACATTATTTACACCCCATAAATTATGCTGTAGAGGACTTTGCATATCTGCATCTACAAGCAATACTCTTTGTCCTAATTGCGCGATCGCAGCTGCTAAGTTTGCCGAGACGGTTGATTTACCTTCTTTAGGAACGGAGCTTGTAACTACAATTACCTGTAATGGTTTATCTGCACTAATAAATTTCAGGTTCGCTTGAAGCATTCTATATGCATCTGCAATTGGTAAATCGGGATTGTCTCTTACAGGTATATCGGGTAAGGTGTTCGCATCTTTGTTATGAACATGGGATTTCTTTTTTAACGAAGGTATAGTACTAAGTAAGGTATACCCAAATAACTTTCTGATTTCTTTAAGAGTTTTAACGGATCTATCTTTTAATTCCAGCAATACAATCATGGCAGTTGCAATTAAAGTACCTAAAGCACCTCCCAAAATCAGAAAGAGAATTTTGGTTGATTTAATAGACTTATTTGCGACAAAAGCAGGTTCAATTATCCGCGCATTACCAATATTCTGGTTTTCCGTAACTCTTACTTCTTGGAGTTTTTGTAAAAGATTTTCATGAGTTGTTATAGCTGTTTCTAGTTGTCGCTCGTATTTCTTTTCTGTTTGCTCTAACTTAGGTAAACGATTAATTCTTTGTTTGTGAATTTCTAATGCTGTTAATAAAGAATTGAGGCGATTTTTTAAAGCGACAGTTTCGACTTCAGATTTTATCAGTTCCTCTGTTAGCTTTTGAGTGACTTCACCAATTTGCAAATTTCCTCTACTAAAACCAGTAGTATTACTAACCTGAGCTACTCTCCTATTCAACAATCTC comes from Rivularia sp. PCC 7116 and encodes:
- a CDS encoding oligosaccharide flippase family protein, whose amino-acid sequence is MEALRKLLGNSFSLLLNRLSQSITTFILVASIARILGAYELGQYMLAFSFYYVFMTLASQGFKTLFTRELARNPSETSVYLISGTFLQFLFSIIGYLVLAIIVYFLPYSWDTSIVCYILGGAIIPFSLSNVTESIFQAQEKMHIIAISTAPIYILRVLVMILAMNLKHNIAIVAAIMVASECLIFVIEWCFIVQLVKFKWRLDWKFMWHTTKASGAFIVIEGISVLGYRLQVFILSLLGGELVVGLYGAVTQLMQPFQIISHSVVLAVFPKMSKAINSGKDSQRQITQMTIEILLMVALPLMLGLLYFGKELLILLYHEQSFAEAKFALNVFTFGLISSSFIRPLSYVLVANGLEKVNLRQVFITTILDCLISIVLVAQYKLNGAAITVIFTDYVALLIYYIESHRRLFHLNLWSTVYRPLIISLLMLPVLIILQELNFHIISVLIISSLFYFLFVSILGVYTVYNSNEEWAKLLLKRK
- a CDS encoding GumC family protein translates to MESRESVDLDLEKFWYIIKRRWLSAAFIFTICVGAAAVLGSFKKPVFEAQGKLLIKKVNQTSALTGLGQEIGQLEGLDLKSSPINTEIEVISSKPILIETIRKLKLKDDEGATLEAKELAKIINLRAIPATDVLQISYESKNPKEAGDVVNELMNLYIENNIQTNRAAAVAAGDFIAKQLPETQNTVNEAERKLRQFQQENNVISLEEESRNAIVIQKELETRITETRVTLAEVTARFQSLQSKIGMNFQDAINSDSLKSSTGVQQVLQNLQQVENDLAIAQTRFFTAHPTVQSLIGRRNALQRLLNRRVAQVSNTTGFSRGNLQIGEVTQKLTEELIKSEVETVALKNRLNSLLTALEIHKQRINRLPKLEQTEKKYERQLETAITTHENLLQKLQEVRVTENQNIGNARIIEPAFVANKSIKSTKILFLILGGALGTLIATAMIVLLELKDRSVKTLKEIRKLFGYTLLSTIPSLKKKSHVHNKDANTLPDIPVRDNPDLPIADAYRMLQANLKFISADKPLQVIVVTSSVPKEGKSTVSANLAAAIAQLGQRVLLVDADMQSPLQHNLWGVNNVKGLSDIIVGQVEFETVVSGGMLSLDILTAGATTPNPLFLLDSRKMETLIEDFKNTYDFVIIDAPSLVMRADALALGKMADGVLLVARPGILTSADAATAKEALERSGQNLLGMVVNGVIPENESESYFYYAKDYSDKDNSHPEPMKTKSF
- a CDS encoding glycosyltransferase family 2 protein; this encodes MNPEVSVIILAYNTEKYIAQAINSALQQTEKNIEIIIVDDGSTDNTLEVINSFFDKRIKVLVNQRNLGQNFSTNRAIKVAKGNWITRLDSDDWYAVDRLEKLLKIANSQNVDIIADDIYFIQDGKNLPWSTLLSQSKYKIKNNTEISSIDFIEKDVPGMWGLHLGLTKPLIKINFIQKHNIKNHDNILIGGDFWFYLICLAHGAKFLFVPNPYYFYRSRPGSSVAQSRIKRLEAYCEATKYYLQQDYIINNQKLLAALQKRLYLIEKTRPYFLVVDSLKQTDYLNALIKMKNNPYFFYHLSTQIPRIIRRRLSLYFNQIPISKSR